One Streptomyces sp. L2 genomic window carries:
- a CDS encoding TerC/Alx family metal homeostasis membrane protein: MNVSVTLWVLTVVGLAALIAVDFFIGRKPHDVSIKEAGIWTVVWITLAGLFGLGLLVFGGGQPAGEFFAGFITEKSLSVDNLFVFVLIMAKFAVPSQYQQRVLLVGVLIALVLRAVFIAAGAAIIASFSWVFFLFGAFLIWTAVKLVQEARADAEDEEYEENKLLKAAERRFGVADGYHGTKLWIQQNGKRVMTPMLVVMLAIGTTDVLFALDSIPAIFGLTQDPYIVFTANAFALMGLRQLYFLIGGLLRKLVHLSYGLSIILGFIGVKLVLHALHESGVHVPEISIPVSLGVICAVLAVTTVTSLMASRKQAEADTEAKDRVDA; encoded by the coding sequence GTGAACGTTTCCGTGACCCTGTGGGTGCTCACCGTCGTAGGACTCGCCGCGCTGATCGCGGTGGACTTCTTCATCGGCCGCAAGCCCCACGACGTGTCGATCAAGGAAGCCGGGATCTGGACGGTCGTCTGGATCACCCTGGCCGGCCTCTTCGGCCTCGGCCTGCTCGTCTTCGGTGGCGGGCAGCCGGCCGGTGAGTTCTTCGCCGGGTTCATCACCGAGAAGTCGCTCAGCGTCGACAACCTCTTCGTCTTCGTCCTGATCATGGCGAAGTTCGCGGTGCCCTCGCAGTACCAGCAGCGGGTCCTGCTCGTCGGGGTGCTCATAGCCCTGGTCCTGCGGGCCGTCTTCATCGCCGCGGGAGCCGCGATCATCGCCAGCTTCTCCTGGGTCTTCTTCCTCTTCGGTGCCTTCCTGATCTGGACCGCCGTCAAGCTCGTCCAGGAGGCCCGCGCCGACGCGGAGGACGAGGAGTACGAGGAGAACAAGCTGCTCAAGGCCGCCGAGCGCAGGTTCGGAGTGGCCGACGGCTACCACGGCACCAAGCTGTGGATCCAGCAGAACGGCAAGCGCGTCATGACTCCGATGCTGGTCGTGATGCTCGCCATCGGCACCACGGACGTCCTGTTCGCGCTGGACTCCATCCCCGCGATCTTCGGCCTCACGCAGGACCCGTACATCGTCTTCACCGCCAACGCCTTCGCCCTGATGGGGCTGCGGCAGCTGTACTTCCTCATCGGCGGTCTGCTCAGGAAGCTGGTCCACCTGTCGTACGGCCTGTCGATCATCCTCGGATTCATCGGCGTGAAGCTCGTGCTGCACGCGCTGCACGAGTCCGGGGTGCACGTGCCCGAGATCAGCATTCCGGTCTCGCTCGGCGTGATCTGCGCGGTCCTGGCGGTCACCACGGTCACCAGCCTGATGGCCTCCCGTAAGCAGGCGGAGGCTGACACGGAGGCCAAGGACCGCGTGGACGCCTGA
- the uvrA gene encoding excinuclease ABC subunit UvrA translates to MADRLIVRGAREHNLKNVSLDLPRDSLIVFTGLSGSGKSSLAFDTIFAEGQRRYVESLSSYARQFLGQMDKPDVDFIEGLSPAVSIDQKSTSRNPRSTVGTITEVYDYLRLLFARIGKPHCPECGRPISRQSPQAIVDKVLELPEGSRFQVLSPLVRERKGEFVDLLADLQTKGYSRARVDGQTIQLSEPPALKKQEKHTIEVVVDRLTVKDSAKRRLTDSVETALGLSGGMVVLDFVDLPEDDPERERMYSEHLYCPYDDLSFEELEPRSFSFNSPFGACPECTGIGTRMEVDPELIVPDEDKSLDEGAIHPWSHGHTKDYFGRLVGALADALGFRTDIPFAGLPQRARKALLHGHKTQIEVRYRNRYGRERVYTTPFEGAVPFVKRRHSEAESDASRERFEGYMREVPCPSCEGTRLKPIVLAVTVMGKSIAEVSAMSISDCADFLGELKLNARDKKIAERVLKEVNERLRFLVDVGLDYLSLNRAAGTLSGGEAQRIRLATQIGSGLVGVLYVLDEPSIGLHQRDNHRLIETLVRLRDMGNTLIVVEHDEDTIKVADWIVDIGPGAGEHGGKVVHSGSLKELLANTESETGRYLSGRKAIPLPDVRRPHDPSRKLTVHGARENNLQDIDVSFPLGVFTAVTGVSGSGKSTLVNDILYTHLARELNGARTVPGRHTRVAGDDLVDKVVHVDQSPIGRTPRSNPATYTGVFDHVRKLFAETTEAKVRGYLPGRFSFNVKGGRCENCAGDGTIKIEMNFLPDVYVPCEVCHGARYNRETLEVHYKGKSISEVLNMPIEEAMHFFEAVPAISRHLRTLNDVGLGYVRLGQSATTLSGGEAQRVKLASELQKRSTGRTVYVLDEPTTGLHFEDISKLLTVLAGLVDKGNTVIVIEHNLDVIKTADWVVDMGPEGGAGGGLVIAEGTPEEVAGVPASHTGKFLREILGADRISDAQSVKAPRSTAGRKTAAGKTAAAKSTAKKTVTAKADGEAVTASTAAKKAAAPATKKAAATKKTTRARKA, encoded by the coding sequence GTGGCCGACCGTCTCATCGTCCGTGGCGCGCGCGAGCACAACCTGAAGAACGTCTCGCTCGACCTGCCGCGTGACTCGCTCATCGTCTTCACGGGCCTGTCCGGGTCGGGCAAGTCCTCCCTGGCCTTCGACACGATCTTCGCCGAGGGCCAGCGGCGCTACGTGGAATCGCTGTCCTCGTACGCGCGCCAGTTCCTCGGGCAGATGGACAAGCCGGACGTCGACTTCATCGAGGGCCTCTCCCCGGCGGTCTCCATCGACCAGAAGTCGACCTCGCGCAACCCGCGCTCGACGGTCGGCACCATCACCGAGGTCTACGACTACCTCCGCCTGCTCTTCGCGCGCATCGGCAAGCCGCACTGCCCCGAGTGCGGTCGCCCCATCTCGCGCCAGTCGCCGCAGGCCATCGTCGACAAGGTCCTGGAACTGCCGGAGGGCAGCCGCTTCCAGGTGCTGTCGCCGCTGGTGCGTGAGCGCAAGGGCGAGTTCGTCGACCTCTTGGCCGACCTGCAGACCAAGGGCTACTCCCGCGCGCGCGTGGACGGACAGACGATCCAGCTGTCCGAACCGCCGGCCCTGAAGAAGCAGGAGAAGCACACCATCGAGGTGGTCGTCGACCGCCTGACGGTCAAGGACTCCGCCAAGCGGCGCCTGACCGACTCGGTGGAAACGGCCCTCGGCCTGTCCGGCGGCATGGTCGTCCTCGACTTCGTCGACCTCCCCGAGGACGACCCCGAGCGCGAGCGCATGTACTCGGAGCACCTGTACTGCCCGTACGACGACCTGTCCTTCGAGGAACTGGAGCCGCGCTCCTTCTCCTTCAACTCGCCCTTCGGCGCCTGCCCCGAGTGCACCGGCATCGGCACGCGGATGGAGGTCGACCCGGAACTGATCGTCCCGGACGAGGACAAGAGCCTCGACGAGGGAGCCATCCACCCGTGGTCCCACGGCCACACCAAGGACTACTTCGGGCGTCTCGTCGGCGCCCTCGCGGACGCGCTCGGATTCCGCACGGACATCCCCTTCGCGGGTCTGCCGCAGCGGGCGCGCAAGGCCCTGCTGCACGGGCACAAGACCCAGATCGAGGTGCGGTACCGCAACCGGTACGGCCGCGAGCGGGTGTACACCACGCCGTTCGAGGGCGCCGTGCCGTTCGTGAAGCGGCGGCACAGTGAGGCCGAGAGCGACGCCAGCCGCGAGCGCTTCGAGGGCTACATGCGCGAGGTGCCCTGCCCCTCCTGCGAGGGCACGCGGCTGAAGCCGATCGTCCTCGCGGTCACCGTCATGGGGAAGTCGATCGCCGAGGTCTCCGCGATGTCGATCAGCGACTGCGCGGACTTCCTGGGCGAACTGAAGCTCAACGCCCGCGACAAGAAGATCGCCGAGCGGGTGCTGAAGGAGGTCAACGAGCGGCTGCGGTTCCTGGTCGACGTCGGCCTGGACTACCTGTCGCTGAACCGGGCGGCCGGCACCCTCTCCGGTGGCGAGGCCCAGCGGATCCGCCTGGCGACCCAGATCGGCTCCGGCCTCGTCGGCGTCCTGTACGTGCTGGACGAGCCGTCCATCGGCCTGCACCAGCGGGACAACCACCGGCTGATCGAGACCCTGGTCCGGCTGCGCGACATGGGCAACACGCTCATCGTCGTCGAGCACGACGAGGACACCATCAAGGTCGCCGACTGGATCGTGGACATCGGCCCCGGCGCGGGCGAGCATGGCGGCAAGGTCGTGCACAGCGGATCCCTGAAGGAACTGCTCGCCAACACCGAGTCGGAGACCGGCCGGTACCTCTCCGGACGCAAGGCGATCCCGCTCCCGGACGTACGACGGCCGCACGACCCGAGCCGCAAGCTCACCGTGCACGGCGCCCGCGAGAACAACCTGCAGGACATCGACGTGTCCTTCCCGCTCGGGGTGTTCACAGCCGTCACCGGCGTCTCCGGATCCGGCAAGTCGACGCTGGTCAACGACATCCTGTACACGCACCTCGCCCGCGAGCTGAACGGCGCGCGGACCGTTCCCGGGCGGCACACGCGCGTGGCGGGCGACGACCTTGTCGACAAGGTCGTCCACGTCGACCAGTCGCCCATCGGCCGCACCCCGCGGTCCAACCCGGCGACGTACACCGGTGTCTTCGACCACGTCCGCAAGCTGTTCGCCGAGACCACCGAGGCGAAGGTCCGCGGCTATCTGCCCGGCCGCTTCTCCTTCAACGTCAAGGGCGGTCGCTGCGAGAACTGCGCCGGTGACGGCACCATCAAGATCGAGATGAACTTCCTCCCGGACGTCTACGTGCCGTGCGAGGTCTGCCACGGCGCCCGCTACAACCGGGAGACCCTGGAGGTCCACTACAAGGGCAAGTCCATCTCCGAGGTCCTGAACATGCCGATCGAAGAGGCCATGCACTTCTTCGAGGCGGTCCCGGCGATCTCCCGCCACCTCAGGACGCTCAACGACGTCGGACTCGGCTACGTCCGGCTCGGCCAGTCCGCGACGACCCTGTCCGGTGGCGAGGCCCAGCGCGTGAAGCTCGCCAGCGAACTGCAGAAGCGTTCCACGGGACGCACGGTGTACGTGCTGGACGAGCCCACCACGGGGCTGCACTTCGAGGACATCAGCAAGCTGCTGACGGTCCTGGCCGGCCTGGTCGACAAGGGCAACACGGTCATCGTCATCGAGCACAACCTCGACGTGATCAAGACGGCCGACTGGGTCGTCGACATGGGTCCGGAAGGCGGTGCCGGCGGCGGTCTGGTGATCGCGGAGGGCACGCCCGAGGAGGTCGCCGGGGTTCCCGCCAGCCACACCGGCAAGTTCCTGCGCGAGATCCTGGGCGCCGACCGCATCAGCGACGCGCAGTCCGTGAAGGCTCCGCGCTCCACGGCGGGAAGGAAGACCGCGGCCGGGAAGACGGCGGCGGCCAAGTCGACGGCGAAGAAGACCGTCACGGCCAAGGCCGACGGTGAGGCCGTCACGGCGAGCACGGCAGCCAAGAAGGCCGCCGCCCCCGCCACGAAGAAGGCGGCAGCGACGAAGAAGACGACGCGCGCCCGCAAGGCGTGA
- a CDS encoding carbohydrate kinase — MIVVAGEALIDLVPQGPGALADLKPALGGGPYNTAVALGRLGTPTAFCSRASQDAFGEALLDGLRREGVDVSAVQRGPEPTTLAVATLDAGGSAAYSFYVDGTADRLFTAPATLPAAARAVSFGTCSLVLEPGASAYEELMRTAAGQGLFTALDPNVRAGLIPDADAYRARFKSWLPSMTLLKLSAEDAEWLGGAPRDWLAAGPTAVVVTRGGDGLTVFTRHGGEYSVPGEKVDVVDTIGAGDTVNAALLHGLRAQDALSPGALAALGGDGWTRLLRFAARAAAVTCSRAGAQPPYASELGEV, encoded by the coding sequence GTGATCGTCGTCGCCGGTGAGGCACTGATCGACCTGGTACCGCAGGGCCCGGGCGCCCTGGCGGACCTGAAGCCGGCGCTCGGCGGAGGGCCGTACAACACCGCCGTCGCCCTCGGCCGCCTCGGTACGCCGACCGCCTTCTGCTCGCGCGCCTCACAGGACGCCTTCGGCGAAGCCCTGCTGGACGGGCTGCGACGGGAGGGAGTGGACGTCTCGGCCGTGCAGCGCGGCCCTGAGCCGACGACCCTCGCTGTCGCCACCCTCGACGCCGGTGGTTCGGCGGCCTACTCCTTCTACGTCGACGGCACCGCCGACCGTCTGTTCACCGCTCCGGCCACGCTGCCCGCCGCGGCCCGGGCGGTGTCCTTCGGCACCTGTTCGCTCGTCCTGGAACCGGGAGCGAGTGCCTATGAGGAGCTGATGCGGACAGCGGCCGGACAGGGCCTGTTCACGGCCCTCGACCCCAATGTCCGGGCGGGACTGATCCCGGACGCGGACGCCTACCGGGCGCGGTTCAAGAGCTGGCTGCCCTCGATGACGCTGCTGAAGCTGTCCGCGGAGGACGCGGAGTGGCTGGGTGGCGCCCCCCGCGACTGGCTGGCCGCGGGACCGACGGCCGTGGTGGTCACCCGGGGCGGCGACGGCCTGACCGTGTTCACCCGGCACGGCGGGGAGTACTCCGTACCGGGTGAGAAGGTCGATGTCGTGGACACCATCGGCGCCGGTGACACGGTCAACGCGGCCCTGCTGCACGGACTTCGCGCCCAGGACGCGCTCTCTCCGGGAGCGCTCGCCGCCCTGGGCGGGGACGGCTGGACGCGCCTGCTGCGGTTCGCGGCGCGTGCGGCCGCGGTCACCTGCTCACGGGCGGGGGCGCAGCCGCCGTACGCCTCCGAACTCGGCGAGGTGTGA
- a CDS encoding LacI family DNA-binding transcriptional regulator, whose amino-acid sequence MPTMADVARSAGVSVATVSHVLNGTRPVLPHTRQAVLDAVDALGYTPNTLARSLVTSRTRSIGLAVPVISNPYFTEILQGVEAAALEAGYSLLVADPHDDPLHERKVVEFLHERRVDGMIVAPSAQPHDLVAYLRRHAVPAVFLDRVVNVPADPDNTGAHGAGTPGADAGAPGFDQVCGENAAPMAGLVTHLAGLGHRRIGLIAGLPGLSTTAERVTGYRQGLAAAGLPHEERLVVTGDSDSAGAPQATDALLSLAHPPTALVTANDAMTIGALRALRRRGLSVPDDIALCCFDDFAWADLFSPRLTAVAQPGKEIGATAVRVLLNRLAAPDQPARTVRLPCTFVHRTSCGCPEEQRDADGTGVTETDPAVREEDPS is encoded by the coding sequence ATGCCCACCATGGCCGACGTCGCCCGGAGCGCCGGAGTCTCCGTGGCCACCGTCTCGCACGTGCTCAACGGCACGCGCCCCGTACTGCCCCACACCCGGCAGGCCGTGCTGGACGCCGTCGACGCCCTCGGCTACACGCCCAACACCCTGGCCCGCTCCCTGGTGACCTCCCGTACCCGGTCCATCGGTCTGGCGGTGCCGGTGATCAGCAACCCATACTTCACGGAGATCCTGCAAGGCGTCGAGGCCGCCGCTCTGGAGGCGGGCTACAGTCTGCTCGTCGCGGATCCGCATGATGATCCCCTGCACGAGCGCAAGGTCGTCGAGTTCCTGCACGAGCGCCGCGTGGACGGCATGATCGTCGCACCCTCCGCACAGCCGCACGACCTCGTCGCCTACCTCCGCCGCCACGCCGTGCCGGCCGTGTTCCTCGACCGGGTGGTAAACGTCCCGGCCGACCCGGATAACACGGGTGCCCACGGGGCCGGTACCCCCGGTGCCGACGCCGGTGCCCCTGGCTTCGACCAGGTCTGCGGTGAGAACGCCGCACCCATGGCCGGGCTCGTCACCCACCTCGCCGGGCTGGGCCACCGCCGGATCGGGCTGATCGCGGGGCTGCCCGGGCTGAGCACCACCGCCGAGCGGGTCACCGGCTACCGGCAGGGACTCGCCGCGGCCGGTCTCCCCCACGAGGAACGCCTCGTCGTGACCGGCGACTCCGACTCGGCCGGCGCCCCGCAGGCCACGGACGCCCTGCTGTCCCTGGCCCATCCGCCCACCGCCCTCGTCACCGCCAACGACGCCATGACCATCGGCGCACTCCGAGCCCTGCGCCGACGGGGCCTGTCCGTACCGGACGACATCGCCCTGTGCTGCTTCGACGACTTCGCCTGGGCCGACCTGTTCTCGCCCCGGCTCACCGCCGTCGCCCAGCCCGGCAAGGAGATCGGCGCCACCGCCGTACGGGTCCTGCTAAACCGCCTTGCCGCACCGGATCAGCCCGCCCGGACCGTGCGGCTGCCGTGCACGTTCGTCCACCGCACGTCCTGCGGCTGCCCGGAGGAGCAACGCGACGCCGACGGGACCGGCGTCACCGAAACCGACCCAGCTGTCCGAGAAGAGGACCCCTCGTGA
- a CDS encoding MBL fold metallo-hydrolase, translating to MTYSGEVKVGGPADVHELKDLMITKIAVGPMDNNAYLLRCRATDEQLLIDAANDAGTLLGMIGDDGIASVVTTHQHGDHWQALAEVVSATRARTYAGRDDAAGIPVPTDVQVDDGDVIKVGRVELTARHIVGHTPGSIALVYDDPHGHPHVFTGDCLFPGGVGNTFKNAKAFATLIHDVETKIFDVLPDETWVYPGHGNDTTLGAERPHLPEWHARGW from the coding sequence ATGACGTACAGCGGAGAGGTCAAGGTCGGCGGACCGGCGGACGTGCACGAGCTGAAGGACCTGATGATCACCAAGATCGCGGTCGGCCCGATGGACAACAACGCCTATCTGCTGCGGTGCCGCGCCACCGACGAACAGCTCCTGATCGACGCCGCCAACGACGCCGGGACGCTCCTCGGGATGATCGGTGACGACGGCATCGCGTCCGTCGTCACCACCCACCAGCACGGCGACCACTGGCAGGCACTCGCCGAGGTCGTCTCCGCCACGCGCGCGCGTACGTACGCCGGGCGGGACGACGCGGCCGGCATCCCGGTCCCCACCGACGTCCAGGTGGACGACGGGGACGTGATCAAGGTGGGGCGCGTGGAACTCACGGCGCGCCACATCGTCGGGCACACACCCGGCTCCATCGCCCTGGTCTACGACGACCCGCACGGGCACCCGCACGTCTTCACCGGGGACTGCCTCTTCCCGGGCGGGGTCGGTAACACCTTCAAGAACGCCAAGGCGTTCGCCACCCTGATCCACGACGTCGAGACGAAGATCTTCGACGTGCTGCCGGACGAGACCTGGGTCTATCCCGGGCACGGCAACGACACGACGCTGGGCGCGGAGCGGCCGCATCTGCCGGAGTGGCACGCGCGCGGCTGGTAA
- the aroQ gene encoding type II 3-dehydroquinate dehydratase — translation MPRTLANAPIMILNGPNLNLLGRRQPEIYGRDTLAEVEAMCAKAAAAHGGTVDFRQSNHEGELVDWIHEARLGHCGIVINPGAYSHTSIAILDALNTCDGLPVLEVHISNIHQRETFRHHSYVSLRADGVIAGCGVQGYVFGVERVAALAGAAQADA, via the coding sequence GTGCCCCGCACCCTGGCCAACGCCCCGATCATGATCCTCAACGGGCCCAACCTGAACCTGCTCGGCCGGCGCCAGCCCGAGATCTACGGCAGGGACACCCTGGCCGAGGTCGAGGCGATGTGCGCCAAGGCGGCGGCGGCACACGGCGGCACGGTGGACTTCCGGCAGTCGAACCACGAGGGCGAACTCGTCGATTGGATCCACGAGGCACGGCTCGGCCACTGCGGCATCGTCATCAACCCCGGCGCCTACTCCCACACCTCGATCGCGATCCTGGACGCGCTCAACACCTGCGACGGCCTCCCCGTCCTGGAGGTCCACATCTCCAACATCCACCAGCGGGAGACGTTCCGGCACCACTCGTACGTCTCCCTCCGTGCCGACGGGGTGATCGCGGGCTGCGGAGTGCAGGGATATGTGTTCGGCGTCGAGAGGGTCGCCGCGCTGGCCGGGGCGGCACAGGCGGACGCATAA
- a CDS encoding maleylpyruvate isomerase family mycothiol-dependent enzyme, translating to MIDHAHDLDCVREATERLLTAVAELDNASLAEPSRLPGWTRGHVLAHLSRNADALVNVLEGRPMYASAAARDGDIEEGAARSLDVQLSDLRESAARFQELGAAPADWARTVELRNGVTDSAARVPFRRWAEVDLHHVDLGIGYELEDLPAEFTEREIDFLTQRFARHKDVPSTGLTSGSGRAWTTGGGAPGGPVEVEGTAPDLLGWLAGRRDGSRLTVRGGDLPQLPPL from the coding sequence ATGATTGATCACGCTCATGACCTGGACTGTGTACGCGAGGCGACCGAACGGCTCCTCACCGCTGTCGCCGAACTGGACAACGCCTCACTCGCCGAGCCGTCACGCCTTCCGGGCTGGACGCGCGGGCACGTCCTCGCGCACCTCTCCCGCAACGCCGACGCGCTCGTGAACGTCCTGGAGGGCCGCCCGATGTACGCGAGCGCGGCGGCACGCGACGGCGACATCGAGGAAGGCGCCGCACGCTCCCTCGACGTCCAGCTCTCCGACCTGCGCGAGAGCGCGGCCCGCTTCCAGGAGCTGGGGGCCGCGCCCGCGGACTGGGCGCGCACGGTGGAGCTGCGCAACGGTGTCACCGACTCCGCGGCCCGCGTGCCGTTCCGGCGGTGGGCCGAGGTGGACCTGCACCACGTGGACCTCGGAATCGGCTACGAGCTGGAGGACCTCCCGGCGGAGTTCACGGAGCGGGAGATCGACTTCCTGACCCAGCGGTTCGCCCGGCACAAGGACGTGCCCTCGACGGGCCTGACATCCGGATCCGGCCGCGCCTGGACCACCGGCGGAGGCGCCCCGGGCGGGCCCGTGGAGGTCGAGGGGACGGCCCCGGACCTGCTCGGGTGGCTGGCAGGGCGTCGCGACGGCTCCCGGCTCACGGTGCGGGGCGGCGACCTTCCACAGCTGCCTCCGCTCTGA
- a CDS encoding Rieske (2Fe-2S) protein, translating into MSAGSAASRRTVLRGAAAAPVAGLALAACSAPGNGTSADPTPTSPVDLGAETEIAKGGAKLFRDHNVVVSRDAKGALKAYSTICTHAGCAIDRLQKTTLTCPCHGSEFDAVTGKVVQSPATEPLHELPVTAKNGRIIAGPGA; encoded by the coding sequence ATGTCCGCCGGATCTGCCGCGAGCCGCCGTACCGTCCTGAGGGGAGCCGCCGCGGCGCCGGTCGCGGGGCTCGCGCTGGCCGCTTGCTCGGCCCCGGGCAACGGCACCTCGGCCGATCCCACGCCGACCTCACCGGTCGACCTCGGGGCGGAGACCGAGATCGCCAAGGGCGGGGCCAAGCTCTTCCGGGACCACAACGTGGTGGTCAGCCGGGACGCGAAGGGGGCGCTCAAGGCGTACAGCACGATCTGCACGCACGCGGGGTGCGCCATCGACCGGCTCCAGAAGACGACCCTGACCTGCCCCTGCCACGGCAGCGAGTTCGACGCGGTCACCGGCAAGGTGGTCCAGTCGCCGGCCACCGAGCCGCTGCACGAGCTGCCGGTCACCGCGAAGAACGGCAGGATCATCGCGGGCCCGGGGGCCTGA
- a CDS encoding ionic transporter y4hA, with amino-acid sequence MITRLRTLTGQWTLLVPVLAAVLLLFTWGRELPGAVVALVTVVLAGCVLAAVHHAEVVAHRVGEPFGSLVLAIAVTIIEVALIVTLMADGGDKSSTLARDTVFAAVMITCNGIVGICLLVASLRHGTAVFNPEGTGAALATVATLATLSLVLPTFTTSKPGPEFSAVQLTFAALSSLVLYGLFVATQTVRHRDYFLPITRQGDVITADDHAEAPSARTAWTSLGLLGLALVGVVGLAKGVSPTIESGVAAAGLHQAVVGVIIALLVLLPETIAALRSARRDRVQTSLNLALGSAMASIGLTIPAVALASIWLSGPLVLGLGSTHMLLLALTVVVSSLTVVPGRATPLQGGVHLVLFAAYLELAINP; translated from the coding sequence ATGATCACTCGGCTCAGGACGCTCACCGGCCAGTGGACGCTCCTCGTGCCGGTGCTCGCAGCCGTCCTCCTCCTCTTCACCTGGGGCCGGGAGCTGCCCGGCGCCGTCGTCGCATTGGTGACCGTGGTCCTCGCGGGATGCGTGCTGGCCGCGGTGCACCACGCCGAGGTGGTCGCCCACCGCGTCGGCGAGCCCTTCGGTTCCCTGGTCCTCGCCATCGCCGTGACGATCATCGAGGTGGCCCTGATCGTCACCCTCATGGCCGACGGCGGCGACAAGAGTTCCACCCTCGCGCGGGACACCGTCTTCGCCGCTGTGATGATCACCTGCAACGGCATCGTCGGGATCTGCCTGCTCGTCGCCTCCCTCCGGCACGGCACGGCGGTGTTCAACCCCGAGGGCACCGGCGCCGCCCTGGCAACCGTGGCGACGCTGGCCACGCTCAGCCTCGTGCTGCCGACCTTCACCACCAGCAAGCCGGGCCCCGAGTTCTCCGCCGTGCAACTGACGTTCGCCGCGCTGTCCTCGCTGGTCCTCTACGGCCTCTTCGTGGCGACCCAGACCGTACGGCACCGGGACTATTTCCTGCCGATCACGCGGCAGGGCGACGTCATCACGGCGGACGACCACGCCGAGGCCCCGTCCGCGCGCACCGCCTGGACCAGCCTCGGCCTGCTGGGCCTGGCCCTGGTGGGCGTGGTCGGCCTGGCGAAAGGCGTGTCACCCACCATCGAGTCCGGTGTGGCGGCGGCCGGCCTCCACCAGGCTGTCGTCGGCGTGATCATCGCCTTGCTGGTCCTGCTGCCCGAGACGATCGCCGCGCTCCGCTCCGCCCGCCGGGACCGCGTGCAGACCAGCCTCAACCTGGCGCTAGGCTCGGCGATGGCCAGTATCGGCCTGACCATCCCCGCCGTCGCCCTCGCCTCGATCTGGCTGTCGGGCCCGCTGGTCCTTGGCCTGGGATCCACCCACATGCTGCTGCTCGCGCTCACCGTGGTGGTCAGCTCGCTGACGGTGGTGCCGGGCCGGGCGACGCCCCTGCAGGGTGGCGTTCACCTGGTGCTGTTCGCCGCGTACCTGGAGCTGGCGATCAACCCGTAG